Within Triticum dicoccoides isolate Atlit2015 ecotype Zavitan chromosome 1B, WEW_v2.0, whole genome shotgun sequence, the genomic segment TTAAAAAAAAAGCCGCCCCGCCACTGCAGGCAGGTTAGTTCCTCTGTCGTTGCCGGAGAGTTCTTGGCGAAGAGACCTTAGGATAAGTTGCTAAAACAAACAGAGGGGAGGATCAACCCGTTCAGTAGAATTCCGAAGAAAGACTATTGGCAGCAGGTGGAGACATTTCTTTGGCCCCCTTCCAAATAAATGCGGGCAGGGTAGAGCTCGGCAGAGGGTTCGAGAATAGGGTAGGGTTTTTTACGGTCGGGTCCCCtaccactagtccggctagccttcTTTCGGGCAGGAAGCAGGCCTAAATGACGGGCGGGCATCTCCCGCTACGCAAGCAGCATTGTTCGCCACCACCCGAGAAACAAAAGATTCGAGAGTCAAGGCGGAAAAGACAAGCATAGTGGTCTAATGACAAGGGCTGACGACGGAAGCTCGGGATGGAGCCGTATGATGCGGAAGTCTCACGTACGGTTCCCTGAGAAGGGAGTGGCTACCCACTGGAGCTTCGACCAACTACCACCGGTCAATTCCGCTTTGGGGCCACCCCTGACTCTACCATCATTATAGGGGTATGGGGTTTGAGACAAAGAAAGATCAAGGCAGCATATCAGTTTTTCCTATATACTTTACTTGGATCCGTTTTTATGCTATTAGCTATTCTGTTGATTCTTCTCCAAACAGGAACCACCGATTTACAAATTTTACTATCCACTAAATTTAGTGAGCGGCGCCAAATCCTTCTATGGATTGCTTTTTTTGCCTCTTTTGCCGTCAAAGTGCCTATGGTACCAGTTCATATTTGGTTACCCGAAGCCCATGTAGAGGAACCTACGGCTGGATCCGTCATCTTGGCTGGAATTCTTTTAAAATTGGGAACCTACGGGTTTTTAAGATTTTCCATACCCATGTTTCCCGAGGCGACACTTTTTTTCACTCCTTTCATTTATACTCTAAGCGCGATTGCTATAATATATACTTCCTTGACCACTTTAAGACAGATCGATCTTAAGAAGATCATTGCCTACTCCTCAGTAGCCCATATGAATTTGGTGACTGTTGGTATGTTTAGTCGGGCGGCGGCCGTTAGGTCACCTATTTTGAGTTATGGACACACAAGCAAGGCCAAAACATGTGTGTCGGGCGTGCGACCCATCAACCTACTAGCAATAGGGGAGAAAACTTAGCATGTCGCAACAAAAGCGTCGATTCGAGGCGTCAGCAAAACACCGCCGTCTGTTCCTAAAACAAAACCACTTAGCACCCCGGGACGGGAGTGGGGGACGGCCCTACGCAGACAGCAGCAGCACCGGCTCTACGAAGTTCGTATCGAATCTTTCGGTTGGCTTTCCCGTGAATAAGAATTGTTGGGCGCGGCGAAGCGAGCGCTTCTAGCTGTTTCGCTTGCTTCTTTCTTATTGTGGCGGCTATTATGGCGTGGCCGAAATGAACGAAAAGCGAGATGATTCAAATCGATTGATAGATGGCCTGATCTGTTCTGATAGATCGAAAGGTTTTCTGTCAATAATAAGGGTTGACCTCTTTCTATCTATTGATGATACAAGATATCTATCTATTCTGGATCCATCAGAAAGAAATCGATATGTATCTTATTTTTTCTACATCGTATGTAGAGCGCCCAAGCGTTTGGCCAGCTCAGTTCTATTATCCATCGGTCCAATGCACTGGCTCATCTCATGGAGGGAAAAAGCAAATGTAGTTAGTTGTCTTGTTGTTGTTCGCCGCCTCGACACATTCCCCGGCATCGTCCCACACAGAAAGAAAGAGCGTGGAGCCCCGGCCTGACCTGTAAGTCTGCTAACGTAAAGCGAGGAGTTGAGCCTGAACTGGCGAACCGAAGTCACTTTCGTAACGATACTTCCTACCGCTAACACGTGTCCAGTCCAGCGGGAACGCGAAGCGCAAACGAACGTGAGCTGCTATACCGAATCCCCCGCTGGCCATCGGGGACCTAGTGGTAAGGCCATGATCCGCAGGGGAAGGGATCACTCATTCTTCTATTGGGGACAGGTGCACGAACGACAACTCCAAACGTCAGACATCCGCCGCCTATACCTACCGTTTAGGTGGCACCAGCGAGATCCAGCTAAGGTAAGGAACTTCGTGTCGCGGCTACTCCACTCTGCTGCGGTCTTTTGAACTGAACTTCTTGCCTTCCCGCGCGCGAAATGAATGGGCGCTGTGTCGTGGGTAAGTTTTGGGGCGGGGGGCAGAGAGAGACCAGAAGAATGATTCATTTGGATCGACGAGCCATTTCGCGAATCAATAGAATGTCTCTCTATCCATATCTATTCTATCTTTATATGACGGGCCATAAAAAAGAAGTATTTTTTATGGCATGCGGGAAACACCTTGTCCGAGTCAGGCGATGCTAAAGGATGGATTAAAAAACTCATGGATGCTATCTCTGTTATTGTTGCTTAATGCCCTATTTATACCGATCTAGCTTATAGCTGGGATTTCTAGAAAGATAAGCTCATGCAGCCCTCAGGGATGGAGTGCCTAAACTAACCTTCCTGAATAGAAGTAGCAGAGGTAGAAGATATGTAAATCGTACCATCAAGGGGAAATGCACTATGATTATGCTTGGGCCAGGTTAGCTGATCAAGGGAATATTCCTATCGGAAGAACAATCAGAAAATAAGGAGATAGTCAGTTGGCACTTTTCACACAAGAACCGCTTTTCGTATTAAGCACGGGAGTCGTAAGGAAAGACCTCTGCGTAGCTATCAGAACGAATTAATGAACGAAATAAACGAATTCCGGTGAAACCAAGGCGAATTTCTGAGCCAGCGGTGAGAAAAAGATGCCAAGTATTGAGATGCAACATTATGAATGGTGCGATCCGAAGTCTTACTATTTACTCAAAATTGACTCAAATGGTTGACTGAACTTCACAGAGGACTAAAGCCGGGAACTTAAACTAATGGTTTTGCCTTTCCACTTCCCAATTGACTCTCATAAAAGGCTAGGCTACCTCTTCACATCGCACCTGATCCCGAATCATGTGCTCTGTTCAGGGGATCAATAGTGGCTATTAAGCTTTTCCCTTTCTATATATTCTTGAGAATAAGTAAATACCATCCTTTTTCCTATCAGCATCTCTCTATCTGACAGTAAATATTGCTTTCAATCGATCAGGCACTAGGTTATTAAAGTATGGATATGCCATATAATAAGGGAAAAGGCCTCAAGTTTTTTTTAGCGCAAAAGAAAAGCCGATTCCAAATTTTCTATTTCCCGGCAAGTCTATGAGAGTCCTATTACGGATCCTCTGATCTTTAGCTTGAATGGTCGTGTTTTTATATAATTAGATCTTTCTTCTGAGCTCTTCTATTACGGTACGGAAAAATCAAACCTATCACTCTCAAAGAATGGGTAAGAAGAATTCAAGCTAGGGGAGCCTACACTCTCTAACTACCTATACTACGCCCCCATTGATTGGAAACCCTCGGGGAAAATGATCCCATAAACAAAGGAATTATATAGTACGAAATAGCAAAAAAACAGACTAATTCTATTCTAAAAAATCGATAATAGATATTTTATTCTGCTTAAATTGTCCCGACAAGGAGAGAAATTCAATATTTGAATCAGATTGGATTTCGTAGTATACCAATGTGAGCCAAACTATTACTATTTCATCTAACTTGAATAACCAAGGACTGAATTTGACTATGGATTCTGATAACTCGAGAAGTTTTTATTTGGTTATgatccaaaaagaaaaaagaaaggtttAACAAGCCATGAGAAAATAGAGTAAAGTAACCATACGTTCTGTTTGCATAACGTGTATACGCCACGCCATACAATCGAAATAGAAACATGGGACGATTCCAGAATTTTGAATAGATCCATGGGGATGAGAGAAGTTGTTGTTGAGAAATATGAAATTGGAAAGGAAGTCAAACTCCCTATGGAACCTGTGATCGGTTGTACCTGTACTTTAGTGATACGAAAACTCGCTATTCACTCAGTTTCTGGTCAATAATAAGATTATGTAGGAGAGATGGCCGAGTGGTTCAAGGCGTAGCATTGGAACTGCTATGTAGGCTTTTGTTTACCGAGGGTTCGAATCCCTCTCTTTCCGTTTCTGTTAATTCACCAATGTTACCGACCACAATGAAATTTCTAGTAAGAGGAAAATCCGTCGACTTTCTAAATCGTGAGGGTCAAGTCCCTCTATCCCCAATAAAAAGCCCATTTTACTTGCTAACTATTGTACCAACCTCTATTTTTCATTAATGGTTCAAACAAGATTCACTATCTTTCTTATTCTACTCTTTCACAAACGGATCCGAACTGACTTTTTTGGATCTTATCCCATTCATACAAATGAACATATTATAGTATAGGCAAGTAATCCCTATTATTAAGTACttcctccgtcacagtttagaaggcacagttaaatttgcgtgcgtttccacaatagacaaggtttaggacgcattgcatttatttctagtagctaattagtactccggagtactatttctatatgcatgcgtagtgtgaatgctattttttagcccatctcacaaccaatagaaaaccacctaggtcccagagaatttccaagcgcgccttctaaaccgtgacaGAGGGAGTAAGTCATTCACAATCCATATCATTATCCTGATATTTACTAAGTCCAATTTGAGAATACTTTTTTCTTTTTGAGTCCCTTTAATTGACATAGATACAAGTACTCTACTAGGATGATGCACAATAAATAGTCAGgatagctcagttggtagagcagaGGATTGAAAATCCTCGTGTCACCAGTTCAAATCTGGTTCCTGGCACAGAACGAACAATGAATGCCTTTTCGGGAAAGAAAAGGGCCACATATTTTTTATAGGGAAAAGCTTTTTTTAAGGGGAAGAATCATCAACAAAAAATCCAAGAAAGAACAGCGAAGGGAAAACATGAAAAAACAAGTGTTTTCCCGGAACGGAATAGCAAAATTCCATACGTTGATCACCAATGTTGCATGTCTTTCCTTAAGCTGGAGTACTTTGAGTTAGAAGGCCTACTTTATTCGTCCTTTTAAAGCCTACTTATTTGTCTAGCTATTTCCAATTCTAATAAATAACCCGATCATATCATATCTTGGAAAACCCTAAGACTACCCAAGGTTGTACCCTACAGTGTGTACCTATAGTCTATACTTGTGTATACGTTGCCTTCTGGGGTGGCAAGCTAGAACCAAGTTTTCTAGGTATCAATTCCAATTTAAGTCAATGATCCtcattttctccaacattaagaagaTTATTGGTAAGGTGACCAACCATCACGCAGGATTCCGGGTCGGAGTAGCACCTCTTGCCTGATATATACAAGTCGTTACTAGTGATTCGTTTGTGCCCTATGGTGTTCAATTTCCCATTTGTTCCCTCCCCCTCGGGATGGGTCAACCTACTTTGCCTGCTCAGGCGCTCCAAAATGCTCTGACTAGGCCGCCGACACCCATGATTTGTCCATCATTCAAAATGGCATTTCGTAAGGGCTCATAAGGTAGGAGGAATCACAGATCCTCCGTGCACTTTCGCCTAGAGTTAGTTTTATTTTTCACTACTGTCTGAGTGGTGGCTAAACCCTGAAACTTTTCCTTGAAATGAAATAAAGATCTAACTTTATTCCAGTAGTGGTTTCCGCAAATGTAGATAATCTTGTTGATTAACACCCACTTTCCATACCCTGCAACTCAGAGGCCATCACCTCTGGTCTTTTAGTAACATATCAGTAAACAAGGCTCTCCTCGTGTAGCTTTTTGTTCTCGAGGAAAAAAATCTCACTGATTACTTAGAATGCCGGATGAAGCAAGTTACAGCATTGGTTCTTTCGTGATTCACGTATATTGGAAATCTCTTTCTTTAGGAAATGGGATGGCATTCAATTCTAACTTAGGGATTCTCTTCTTCCTGAACATTCATGAAAAGAAGGACTCTGGCTTTAATGCTAAAGTTTAGTACTGGGCCGAGCGTACTTACCTACTTAGACAAGAGGGATACTTATAGATCTCTATGAGCGTAAGGCAAAGTGGGCAAGACTACTTCCACAACTACATTTTCGCTTAAGCAGGACCTGTGAGACCTTGAAGCAACCGTCTACTACTAGTTATAGATGCTATTTCTAATTGAATAGAATGGATGCTTCACAGCGGTTCTGCGACAGGCAGGGCAGCCGGGTGAACATAGGCAGCTGTTCCTATAGAACACAAGTCTTTCTCTAAAGCACGACCTTCCGATTGGACTACGTCTGGTCTCTATCCTTTTTATTCCTAAAATGGGTCCTCGATCAAAATGATCTAGTGTCTATGTCCATGACTGAGGTTGGTAAACCCTATATCTATTGCGGGGTGGTTTGAGGAAGGGACAGCTTGTAACCCACAACTTACTACTACGAAGATTCTGGCGGAGAGCTTTTCACATATAGATAGGTCGGGATGAGGAAGCTCCGTAGTCAACTAATAGATAGAAAATCCACCTTGTGAACCGTGTTTGTCTTAAAGTACTGTCTGAGAAGGAATATACCTGTTCCAATCCCTCTAGTGGCTATACTGATTGACATAGGTAGCTTTCGTAGTCAAAGCTCACAGGGCCAAATGCTCTATTGGAGTGGGCACGAACACACACAATCAAGGTTCGAAGAACTTCTACTTCACGCCTTGAGGATTCTATGACGCTCACTCAATGGTGTTGTGGCGATTGCAAGCAATCAATAAACAAGGAAGCCAAATTATGGATCCAGGAAGGCTGCATCAGAAGGAAGAGTAGGTGTTGCTATGCCGTTAGCTGGGACTGAGACAAAGAGAGGGGAGCATAGCCCCTATGATCCCCGTAAAGAGTTCCAACTAAGCTCTTCTCAGGTTCTTTCTTTCTCTTCCATTCTTATGTTTATATATTAAAGTGTAGTTTTCTTACTGAAATATAATAATATTAATCTAATATGCCCATTGGTGTTCCAAAAGTACCTTACCGGATTCCCGGAGATGAAGAAGCGACTTGGGTTGACTTATACAATGTTATGTATCGAGAAAGGACACTTTTTTTTAGTTCACTGCCCTATACATAGAAAGAAGTGCTTTTCCACCGGTATCAACATTCTATCTAGAATCAGTAGCGATAATTGTTGTATTGTGAGCCAGCCCCGTAAGACACTACGCACCTCCAAATTCTATATGATTTTTccaatcatttcatttatatgacctGCAAATAAGATAAGATCTTGGCTCGCCCTACAAAAAAACAACTATATGCCCTATAAACTTGCTTGCTTCTTTGAATCTCGAAATAACATATAGAAAGTGTTTCTGTGATGAGACCATTCTCGATCGATAAATGCGATAGGAGCCTATGTGTTTCACGGGCAGCCGGCCAATAGGGGAAGGTTGTGAATCCGGCGAACCGACCGCTTTAAGAACGTGATTCTCTTCTCTCACTCAGTTATCAATTGACAAAGATGACCCATTCTTTTTCGCCCTAAAAACGACAATGGTATGGTACTTTTTCTTCAAATCGAGATTGTGTGGGTGTCCGCTCATGTTCACGTTACATGCTAAATCAGGCTTTCCTTGGAAAAACCAAGGACAACCCCTATCTCAGTCTCCTTTCCTTTCTCTTTTCGGGAGCAGAGCTTAAAAAGATGGAGTTACCTGGAGATGAGATTTCTTTCTACGGATATGAAGGATAGAAGAGTGACTTTGTTTTTCACCAAAATCTATATTTGGGTGCGCTTTATTTTTCCATTCCAAATCCAAAAATTGATATTCTGGCTATGGTTCTCCTTAATAACGTTAAAATTGTTACTTCTTCTCTGGAACTTGTTCGATCCTTTATTTGCGACGGAAGCACTCGTCTTCGCTTCCTTCTATAGCGAAGCTAGTGTTACTATGTTAGGTGGTATGAATATGATGGGCGATGATGACCTGTCCCGCACCGTAGCCCCGTATCTCCCGCAGGGAGGTCAGGCTCCAGTAAATATTCCCGAAGGATGACCGCTTACAGTGGAAGAGGAAGGCCGTCTTGCCCTGGTGTTGGCTTTGCAAAATCAGATTGGCACTCTTCTCAAGAATATCGATCTTAACTCGTTCCAGAACCATCACTTTGAAGAGGAAAGCGCCTCTGATCTCGCCGCGGCGGCCCTACTCCATAAATAAGAATATCTCAATGACCACACGAAGTTATGGGAAGTGCGTGAAGGGCTTAATCTTTATAGAGAAAGCTCTAGGTTCTACTTTCGCGTGGTAAAATGGGTAAAGGTCGAGAGAAAGGTTCGTAGCGGGGAGTTGCCAAGAATGTTCATCATTGATgatgacggtgagggagaaggataGTTACTGGCGTTTAGCTTCATCTAGAAAGAAAATCGGCCTTCCACCACTAAAAAGGGTAATACTCGCTCAAAGTGATGAAATCTGTCGAGGAAACATAAGCAGTTTCCTGTGTAGTGATCTCTGTTCATGGAGGTCATGAGGCCACTGACACCCTTGTGGGTAGGTGGGGGGGAAGAAGAGTGGGAATGAGGGCTTCTTTCACTTGTTTGTTTTCCTACAACGGTATCTCCGAACTCAACGGCTCCCACGATTCGGAGCGATAGCGAATTCATACGAGGACTACGAAGCGAATAATTGCATTCCTTCCAGGAGGTCGAGCGCACGCTTTCCTCGGTTTCGAATCAAGGGACAAAGATAGATCCTCGGTAACGGCAAAGGGGATAGCCTTGCTTTTGAACATTCATGTGCATATATTTTCATTAGATGTGCAATCGAAATCAGTAGGAGAGAAACTTTCATCCCTATATTTCCACTGAAATGGAATTAGCGATACCTTTGCTTTTAGTTTGAA encodes:
- the LOC119350378 gene encoding NADH-ubiquinone oxidoreductase chain 4-like; translation: MLEHFCECYFDLSGPILCPMLGSITPLFIPNSSIRPIRLIGLCVSLITFLYPPVPRIQFDPSTAKSQFVESIRWLPYENIHLYMGIDGLSLFFVILTTFLIPVCISVGWSGMRSFGKEYITAFLIREFLMIAVSCMLDPLLFYVLSKSVSIPSTIIIGVWGLRQRKIKAAYQFFLYTLLGSVFMLLAILLILLQTGTTDLQILLSTKFSERRQILLWIAFFASFAVKVPMVPVHIWLPEAHVEEPTAGSVILAGILLKLGTYGFLRFSIPMFPEATLFFTPFIYTLSAIAIIYTSLTTLRQIDLKKIIAYSSVAHMNLVTVGMFSRAAAVRAPKRLASSVLLSIGPMHWLISWREKANVVSCLVVVRRLDTFPGIVPHRKKERGAPA